The Leopardus geoffroyi isolate Oge1 chromosome C1, O.geoffroyi_Oge1_pat1.0, whole genome shotgun sequence sequence CCTTCCAGTTAACTCCTCCCACATCAGCAAACTTAGTGTCAAGGAAAGACAGTAAGTGTCTGATGCACCTGGTTTGAGTCCTCAGGTCTCCACTGACCAGGACTCCACAAAGTGACTTAACCTCCCAGAACCCCAGTTTCACcggcaaaatgaaaaatttttaaatgtggggcgcctgggtggatcagtcagtttaagcatcggactctggatttcagctcaggtcatgatctcgcggttgtaAGATGGAACGGAGTTGGGCTCCTTgatgggcatggaacctgcttgaaattctctctctctctctctctctctctctctctctgcccttcccatgctcatacGCACACTTGCCCTCTTTCtgtaaaaataacataacataataaaataaataatagaataaaataaagtaaaacaaaataaaaaaatgaaacctaacACGCACGGGAATGCCGTAAGGCTAACCTGAGGAGAACAAAAGGCAGTGTACGAGCGAGGGCCTCATCAGTACCTGAAGGTGCCGTGGTGTTGGATGGAGACCTAGATCCATTTACACACCGTTAACTACCACGCTGCCCATGTTCCCCACCACATTTTGGAAGGCTAGATCTAAACAGagaaaagaatactaaaaaaagaaaataagttaccGGAAAGAGGACACAATAAAGGAGGGGCGTAAGTGGGTCCTCGAGCACCTGTCCACAATGGAATGGAATTCTAGCTCCTCACCACCAAAGTGTGGTCTGAGTACCAACAGCGTCTGCATCATCatcccctgggagcttgttagataTGCAGGTTCTCAGGCCTGACCCCAACCTACAGAAGCAGAAGCTGCATTTTGACAAGAGCACTGGGTGACGATATTGAAGTGATGAATGTTATATATTGTATCTTAGAGGCTGGTCTACCCACTGGGTGGCTTGAATGGCATGAGCCAGAAGCTGAAGAAAGGAgtcaacaataaataacaaaataaaaacaaagcttaaaaatacTGTAGGCCTAAATTAATATCTGTataccaaaccaaaaaaaaaaaagacaaacctcGATACCAATTCAGAACTGTATACCGcgaagagaatttttaaatataagatgtCAGTACAAACTACAGCAGGGCCGGCCCTTCTCAGAAGAGACGAACCAGCAAAGTTTCCTCAGCAATGAATGAGACTATCTGTTCTACCTGCCTCGCAGGGTTAAATCCAACAGAGTACAAGAAGGCCCCTAAAGTGTAAAAAACTATGTACATGAATACGACAATTTTCTTTGAACTGAAAACTGCCTTCTGATCATACTGTTGGCATAAAACTGAAAGGGACAGGGACCTAATTCAGACAACCCAATTGTCTCCTGAATTGCAATTCTAAATGCCCAAATAAACGTGTGTTTGCttaaacaaaacgaaaacaaacaaacaaacaaacaaccgaAGGGGGCAAAGCAGTCTTTCATGGGAAGTATAAATAACAGGatgagagaaagagtaagagagagagagagagagagagagagaagaaacgaGGCTTACTGGAGTTAAAGACACCAGCAGGTGACTCATAAGTACAGGGGACAGAACATCCAGTAAGGGAAAACCCGGTCTGGGTCTGTGTCAGGGAAGCAGCAAACACACCTGTCAATGAGCTCCACTCGCAAAGGAGGGAGCCAGCATACGGCACTCACCCAGCAGGGCAGCCACTATGCCCACCAGCCCGGTGCCGGCCCCCAGCTCCACCGCGCGGCGGCCCCTCAGCTCCACAGCTCCCATCTCCAGATACGCAGAGAGAACGACGGCCTGAGTCAAAACACAGCGTTGTGTGTCAACGAGTGCCGGAGGACCCCAAGGGTTTCGGACGGGCTTTACACTGGCAGGAAGACATCACACCCTCTCTCCCACTGCAAGGTTGCAGTCCCAGTTTAACAACATACACAGAAACTCGGCTGCTGGTGGGAGATGATCCTAGAGCGGACGCAGCCTAGGCCCCACCGAGGTCCCTCCTGGGGACAGCAGGGGTCGATGACGCTGCCCACACAACATAGGGTGCTGCTCAATCTGGGAAGTTTCATTTCTTACTGTGTCACTTAAAGTTTACAAAACGACCCCGGTGGAGCTTACATGAACAGTCTCTGTGATTTCGCTTAAAGGAATGTCCAGTTCCTAACCCAAGTTCAAGGCAGCTAGGCCACGATGTCACCcaaaggaagaggcagagtggCTCCCGCCCGGGGTTCCTGGAGCTGGGTGCTTCTCTCGTGTTGTCCTGCATCACTGGGGGCCCTCACCACATATTATCAGGCATGGGAAAGGAAGTTTTGGACACCTGATGCATGAGTTAGCATTTGCATACAATTCTATAAAAGCAttgtaggagcgcctgggtggctcagtcggttaagcgtccaactttggctcaggtcatgatctcatggttcagttcacaggttcaagccccgcattgggctctgtgctgtcagcacagatcctctctccctctctctctctctctcaaataaacattttttttttaaagcattgtatGTTgttaacatgatttttaaatagaatttgtcTTTCACAGCCACATACTGGTAGCATAAGTAACAATTCCTCTTCTTGGTGAGCATTCAAAAGGCTCACCCATTCCTCACTATTATGTGCCCTATTAGTCGTTCTGGGAATACTTTCCATGTAATCACCTTGGACTAGATTCCTAGAAGAGGCTACAATACATTGAGATGTTTACACCTGAATGTTTCTCTAGCATCCCTAACGCAATGTTAAGACCACAAAATTACATCTATCATTTATCCAACATTAAATGAGTTCCCACTGCGAGCTGCTTGAGGGCAAGTCACTGTCACAAAAGCTGACAGAACAGTGCTGTGAGAGGAAGCAGTAAAACAAAGCAACTAATAGTATAATTTTGTGACCATTACAACTACGGAAAACTTCAGGAAAACATGTGATTTTCACTTTGGGCTCTCCCACTTTTTACAGTATTCTTTatgcaatattttcaaaatgaaacttaAGTGAAAAATTAACTTAATGAGAGTCCAAAGCAGTTAGgggcttcctgccttccttccagctctccctccctctttcctgttGGGTATATTACTGGCAAGTAATTTACTTCCCCTCGGCTTTCCTTCATTCACCCTCAAAATGCAATCttttggggttgggggagagagcagggaagtAAGAGATTCCAATGGGTATAAGTATTTttggaggggctgggggatgaaaatgtttttaaaacagagCATGGTGATGGTGACACCTCTCagtgaatttactttttaaaaaaatcacagaactgtATAAACAAGTGAAatgtatggtatataaattatatctcaataaatctgttatttaaaaaaaaagaagaagaagaagaagaagaaagccagTCTTAAAATCAATTGTGGTCAGAGGCCCCAGGGTCTTACTTACCGCGTCCCAAACCACGGCGGCCACTCCCAGCTGTCTCCAGTCCTGCCGGATCCGGATCGTGTGGTTCGCAAAGGAGAAGGTGGCAAGAGGTTTGTGGAATTTCTGCAAGCCCATTACCGCTGTCTC is a genomic window containing:
- the METTL21A gene encoding protein N-lysine methyltransferase METTL21A isoform X3 encodes the protein MALVPYEETAVMGLQKFHKPLATFSFANHTIRIRQDWRQLGVAAVVWDAAVVLSAYLEMGAVELRGRRAVELGAGTGLVGIVAALLGECRMLAPSFASGAH